The following proteins are encoded in a genomic region of Magnolia sinica isolate HGM2019 chromosome 1, MsV1, whole genome shotgun sequence:
- the LOC131245216 gene encoding scopoletin glucosyltransferase-like gives MGVESHPLHLFCFPFLAPGHMIPMIDMAKLFAEREARVSIIATPSNASLFEKTIYRTRCSGHQIEIHCLEFPSSVAGLPDGCENLNDIQSIDNLIDFMKAVDMLQEPFEQLVEEHHPDCIISDMFLPWTLDVADKFEIPRLVFNGTSFFSLCVTERLQRYAPHKNVASDMEAFIVPCLPHSIELTKSQIPDFAKAQSGFFEFFERVKEADARSFGVVMNTFYELEPAYVEHYKMELGRKAWNVGPVSLCNRNTVDVAERGKKACIGPDDCLKWLDGNTSASVVYVCFGSLSQFTAPQLLEIALALEASNRPFLWVVGNSEKLSENEWLPDGFEERMQGKGLIMRGWAPQVLILNHPAVGVFVTHCGWNSTLEAISAGVTMVTWPMFAEQFYNEKLITQVLKIGVSVGSRVWVSYEEMKRPVIRRDQIKKVITLMMDGGEEAEGMRKRAKELGEMANRAVEVGGSSYADMSRLIEELKTYSLKAK, from the coding sequence ATGGGTGTCGAAAGCCATCCACTTCATCTATTCTGCTTCCCTTTCCTGGCTCCAGGCCACATGATCCCCATGATAGACATGGCCAAGCTATTTGCAGAGCGTGAAGCGAGGGTTAGCATCATCGCCACACCCAGCAATGCCTCCCTATTCGAAAAGACCATCTATCGAACCCGATGCTCCGGCCACCAGATCGAGATCCACTGCCTCGAATTCCCTTCCTCAGTTGCCGGCTTACCAGACGGGTGTGAAAATCtcaatgacatccaatccattgacaacTTAATAGACTTCATGAAAGCAGTTGACATGCTCCAGGAACCATTCGAGCAACTCGTCGAGGAACACCACCCCGACTGCATCATCTCAGATATGTTCTTGCCGTGGACACTTGATGTTGCAGACAAGTTCGAGATACCGAGGTTGGTCTTCAACGGGACTAGCTTTTTCTCGCTCTGTGTCACGGAGAGGCTTCAGCGTTACGCGCCTCATAAAAACGTCGCCTCGGACATGGAGGCCTTTATAGTTCCGTGCCTCCCGCACTCCATAGAGCTCACCAAATCTCAGATTCCAGACTTCGCTAAAGCGCAAAGCGGTTTTTTTGAGTTCTTTGAGCGAGTCAAAGAGGCGGATGCCAGGAGCTTTGGAGTAGTCATGAACACCTTCTATGAGTTGGAGCCGGCCTACGTGGAGCATTACAAGATGGAGCTGGGTAGGAAGGCGTGGAACGTTGGACCAGTCTCTCTCTGCAATAGAAATACCGTCGATGTTGCCGAGAGAGGGAAGAAGGCCTGTATTGGCCCAGACGACTGTTTGAAGTGGCTTGACGGAAATACGTCAGCCTCCGTTGTGTATGTTTGTTTCGGGAGCCTAAGCCAGTTCACCGCTCCTCAGCTTCTGGAGATCGCACTGGCTCTGGAAGCATCCAACCGTCCTTTCCTCTGGGTGGTCGGGAATAGCGAGAAGTTATCTGAAAATGAATGGTTGCCTGATGGATTCGAGGAGAGGATGCAAGGGAAGGGCCTCATCATGagggggtgggccccacaggtactCATCCTCAACCATCCTGCGGTAGGAGTGTTTGTTACTCACTGCGGGTGGAATTCCACGCTCGAGGCCATAAGTGCTGGAGTGACGATGGTCACGTGGCCCATGTTTGCGGAGCAGTTCTATAACGAGAAGCTGATCACCCAGGTACTGAAGATCGGTGTTTCAGTAGGGAGCAGAGTATGGGTTTCTTATGAAGAGATGAAGAGGCCGGTGATAAGGAGGGATCAGATCAAGAAGGTGATCACCTTgatgatggacggtggagaaGAAGCAGAAGGGATGAGAAAGAGGGCCAAGGAGTTGGGGGAGATGGCCAACAGAGCTGTAGAAGTGGGCGGATCTTCCTACGCCGACATGAGCCGTTTGATCGAAGAGCTGAAGACGTACAGCCTGAAAGCTAAATGA